A window from Hemicordylus capensis ecotype Gifberg chromosome 2, rHemCap1.1.pri, whole genome shotgun sequence encodes these proteins:
- the MGAT1 gene encoding alpha-1,3-mannosyl-glycoprotein 2-beta-N-acetylglucosaminyltransferase codes for MLKKSSLVLWGVVLFVAWNSLILFFLWTRPQSFSDHSHLTEEVIRLAEDAELELERQKDILQQISRYSALWSRKKANEAKMHHMLDAASAQPSTAVSLPRRRQVSADAILPVVVIACDRSTVRRCLDKLLHYRPSKTRFPIIVSQDCGHEETARVIASYGDAIMHIKQPNLSDIPVPTDHRKFQGYYKIARHYHWALSQVFRTFKYQAAIVVEDDLEVAPDFFEYFQAAFPLLLMDPTLWCISAWNDNGKEQMVDAAHPELLYRTDFFPGLGWLLLADLWDELEPKWPKAFWDDWMRQPEQRQSRSCIRPEVSRTMTFGRKGVSHGQFFDQYLKFIKLNDRFVPFTQMDLSYLKKNEYEHSFLARVYNAPELRVEELQGNQHRELGTVRVQYTTRDSFKAFAKALGVMDDLKSGVPRAGYRGIVSFLYRGRRVYLAPPSDWTGYDPSWS; via the coding sequence ATGCTGAAGAAAAGCAGCCTGGTTCTCTGGGGCGTGGTGCTTTTTGTGGCCTGGAATTCCCTGATCCTCTTCTTCCTGTGGACCCGGCCTCAGTCCTTCTCTGACCACAGCCACCTCACCGAAGAGGTTATCCGGCTGGCCGAGGACGCTGAGTTGGAACTGGAGCGCCAGAAGGACATCTTGCAGCAAATTTCCCGTTACAGTGCCCTCTGGAGCAGGAAGAAGGCTAATGAGGCTAAAATGCATCACATGTTGGATGCAGCATCTGCCCAGCCTTCCACGGCTGTTTCCTTGCCTCGTCGTCGTCAAGTCTCTGCAGACGCTATATTGCCAGTTGTGGTAATTGCCTGTGACCGCAGCACAGTCCGCCGTTGCCTAGACAAGTTGTTGCATTACCGTCCCTCAAAGACGCGGTTTCCCATAATTGTGAGCCAGGATTGTGGACACGAGGAGACAGCCAGAGTCATCGCCTCCTATGGAGATGCTATCATGCACATCAAGCAGCCCAACCTAAGTGACATCCCTGTGCCCACTGATCACCGCAAGTTCCAGGGCTACTACAAGATTGCCCGGCATTATCACTGGGCTTTGAGCCAGGTCTTCCGGACCTTCAAGTACCAAGCAGCCATTGTGGTGGAAGATGACCTGGAAGTGGCTCCAGACTTTTTTGAATACTTCCAGGCAGCCTTTCCACTCCTGCTAATGGACCCAACTCTTTGGTGTATCTCTGCCTGGAATGATAATGGCAAGGAACAGATGGTAGATGCTGCCCACCCGGAGCTTCTCTACCGTACGGATTTTTTCCCTGGCCTGGGTTGGCTTCTGCTTGCTGACCTGTGGGATGAGCTGGAGCCCAAGTGGCCCAAGGCCTTCTGGGATGATTGGATGCGGCAGCCTGAACAACGGCAGAGCCGTTCGTGCATCAGGCCTGAAGTGTCACGCACTATGACTTTTGGCCGCAAGGGCGTGAGCCACGGTCAGTTCTTTGACCAGTACCTGAAGTTCATCAAGCTCAACGACCGCTTCGTGCCTTTCACCCAGATGGACCTTTCTTACCTCAAGAAGAATGAGTACGAGCACTCATTCCTGGCCCGGGTCTACAATGCCCCTGAGCTGCGGGTAGAAGAGCTTCAGGGTAACCAACACCGGGAGTTGGGCACTGTCAGAGTGCAGTATACCACTCGTGACTCCTTCAAGGCCTTTGCAAAGGCCTTAGGTGTCATGGACGACCTCAAGTCAGGTGTGCCCCGTGCCGGCTACCGGGGCATTGTCAGCTTCCTTTACCGAGGCCGCCGTGTTTACTTAGCACCGCCTTCTGACTGGACAGGCTACGACCCCAGCTGGAGTTAG